The following proteins come from a genomic window of Streptomyces sp. NBC_01716:
- a CDS encoding IucA/IucC family protein: MTPLFTPPELTAQLWAGAAARLLAKLLGEFAYEEIIEPVAGAGANGEAADHYTLALDDGTPLTFTARRGAYGSWRVDPDSVEHAGQPFRDPLRLLVLARHTLAIDGATLGHLVRELNATLVADARIDGTALTTAQLADLDYAELEGHQTGHPWLILNKGRTGFSATDATRWAPESRTPSTLPWIAVSTDLAAYRGVPSLASPEQLYGSELDPATRDGFASVLRSRGLDPDTYLYLPVHPWQWDEVLLPLYAAEIAGGAIVPLPTDGDVRLPQQSIRTFLNTTRPDRHTVKLPLSILNTLVWRGLPTERTLAAPAVTAWMRELYESDPFLRDECGVILLGEVASVTVTHPLYDHLPEVPYQYKELLGAIWREPLPARLAPGERARTLASLLHTDPQGRAFTAELVERSGLSAEDWLTRLFAALLPPLLRFLYRYGTVFSPHGENAVVVFDERDVPVRLAIKDFVDDVNVSAQSLPEHEAMPPEVREILLTEEPSFLTQFIHSGLFIGVFRYLAPLCEDQLAVPERTFWSLVRAEILRHQARFPELKDRFDTFDLLTPRIARLCLNRNRLHVDGYRDRAERPHAAVHGTVPNPLALPAGAADGT, translated from the coding sequence ATCACCCCGCTCTTCACCCCGCCCGAACTGACCGCGCAGCTCTGGGCCGGGGCCGCCGCCCGCCTCCTCGCCAAACTCCTCGGCGAATTCGCGTACGAGGAGATAATCGAGCCCGTCGCGGGGGCCGGCGCCAACGGCGAAGCCGCCGACCACTACACGCTCGCGCTCGACGACGGCACCCCCCTCACCTTCACCGCCCGACGCGGCGCCTACGGCAGCTGGCGCGTCGACCCCGACTCCGTCGAACACGCGGGACAGCCCTTCCGGGACCCCCTCCGCCTCCTCGTCCTCGCGCGCCACACCCTCGCGATCGACGGCGCCACCCTCGGCCATCTCGTCCGCGAACTGAACGCCACCCTCGTCGCCGACGCCAGGATCGACGGCACCGCGCTCACCACGGCCCAGCTCGCCGACCTCGACTACGCCGAACTCGAAGGCCACCAGACCGGCCACCCCTGGCTCATACTCAACAAGGGCCGCACAGGCTTCTCGGCCACCGACGCCACCCGCTGGGCACCCGAGTCCCGCACCCCCTCCACGCTCCCCTGGATAGCGGTCAGCACCGACCTCGCCGCCTACCGGGGCGTCCCCTCCCTCGCCTCGCCCGAGCAGCTCTACGGCTCCGAACTCGACCCCGCGACACGTGACGGCTTCGCCTCCGTGCTCCGCTCGCGCGGCCTCGACCCGGACACGTACCTCTATCTCCCCGTACATCCCTGGCAGTGGGACGAAGTGCTCCTGCCGCTCTACGCCGCCGAGATCGCCGGCGGCGCGATCGTCCCGCTCCCCACCGACGGCGACGTCAGACTGCCGCAGCAGTCCATCCGTACGTTCCTCAACACCACCAGACCGGACCGGCACACGGTGAAACTGCCGCTGTCCATCCTCAACACCCTTGTCTGGCGCGGCCTGCCCACCGAACGCACACTCGCCGCTCCGGCCGTCACCGCCTGGATGCGAGAGCTGTACGAGTCGGACCCCTTCCTCCGCGACGAATGCGGAGTGATCCTGCTCGGCGAAGTTGCGTCGGTGACGGTGACCCACCCGCTCTACGACCACCTTCCCGAAGTCCCGTACCAGTACAAGGAACTCCTCGGCGCGATCTGGCGCGAACCCCTCCCCGCCCGGCTCGCCCCCGGCGAGCGCGCCCGGACTCTCGCGTCCCTCCTGCACACCGATCCACAGGGCCGCGCCTTTACCGCCGAGCTCGTGGAGCGCTCCGGGCTCTCCGCCGAGGACTGGCTCACCCGCCTCTTCGCCGCGCTGCTGCCGCCCCTGCTGCGCTTCCTCTACCGCTACGGCACCGTCTTCTCACCGCACGGGGAGAACGCCGTCGTCGTCTTCGACGAGAGGGATGTACCGGTGCGCCTCGCGATCAAGGACTTCGTGGACGACGTGAACGTCAGCGCCCAGTCGCTGCCGGAGCACGAGGCGATGCCGCCGGAGGTGCGGGAGATCCTCCTTACCGAAGAGCCGTCGTTCCTCACCCAGTTCATCCACTCCGGGCTCTTCATCGGTGTCTTCCGCTATCTCGCGCCGCTGTGCGAGGACCAACTGGCCGTACCGGAGCGGACGTTCTGGTCACTCGTACGGGCCGAGATCCTCCGCCACCAGGCCCGGTTCCCCGAACTCAAGGATCGCTTCGACACGTTCGACCTGCTCACGCCCCGTATCGCGCGGCTCTGTCTCAACCGCAACCGGCTGCATGTCGACGGATACCGCGACCGCGCGGAGCGCCCGCACGCCGCCGTGCACGGGACGGTGCCCAACCCGCTGGCGCTCCCGGCTGGCGCCGCGGACGGAACGTGA
- a CDS encoding trypsin-like serine peptidase, which translates to MRSIRPLLATTSLVAALALTATGCGGDSEDSASGKPAASASAADEAGGGIPADLADRLKERGVDPEKWKDGEWKNWDKDKWLRSAKDFVNPVIKDLWKPERMKTAKSPTKTLAAGDISGDQDVTDPEPRPVQAEPEKTPYTDHAAPVGKVFFDSPEGSMVCSATVVKDPKNPGRSNLVWTAGHCVHAGAGGGWYRNIMFVPAYNNTGKSADALQNAQPQEVAPYGQYWADWVATSNEWINEGGPTGGDGAAYDYSVMHVTPENGGKSLEETVGAALDVDFDAPEASGIGNLGAWGYPAAPPYDGLIMHKCVDAAGRLSIAPGTPTMWRIGCTMTGGSSGGGWIAAGPDGESVLVSNTSIGPVTSGWLAGPRFGEGAEQLYTMMSDKFAGQ; encoded by the coding sequence ATGCGATCCATACGTCCGCTGCTGGCCACCACCAGCCTCGTCGCGGCCCTCGCGCTGACGGCGACGGGCTGCGGCGGTGACAGCGAGGACAGCGCGTCCGGCAAGCCCGCCGCCTCGGCTTCCGCCGCAGACGAGGCAGGCGGCGGGATTCCCGCGGATCTGGCCGACCGGCTCAAGGAGCGCGGTGTCGACCCGGAGAAGTGGAAGGACGGTGAGTGGAAGAACTGGGACAAGGACAAGTGGCTGCGCAGCGCGAAGGACTTCGTCAACCCGGTCATCAAGGACCTGTGGAAGCCCGAGCGGATGAAGACGGCGAAGTCGCCGACGAAGACCCTCGCCGCCGGTGACATCTCCGGCGACCAGGACGTCACCGACCCCGAGCCGCGGCCGGTCCAGGCCGAGCCGGAGAAGACCCCGTACACCGACCACGCGGCGCCGGTCGGCAAGGTCTTCTTCGACTCCCCCGAGGGCTCCATGGTCTGCTCGGCCACCGTCGTCAAGGACCCGAAGAACCCCGGCAGGTCCAACCTGGTGTGGACCGCGGGCCACTGCGTGCACGCGGGCGCGGGCGGCGGCTGGTACCGCAACATCATGTTCGTCCCCGCCTACAACAACACGGGCAAGTCCGCCGACGCGCTGCAGAACGCGCAGCCGCAGGAGGTCGCGCCGTACGGGCAGTACTGGGCCGACTGGGTCGCGACGTCCAACGAGTGGATCAACGAGGGCGGCCCGACCGGGGGCGACGGAGCGGCGTACGACTACTCGGTCATGCACGTCACTCCGGAGAACGGCGGCAAGTCGCTCGAGGAGACCGTCGGCGCGGCCCTTGACGTGGACTTCGACGCCCCCGAGGCGAGCGGCATCGGCAATCTGGGCGCGTGGGGTTACCCGGCGGCCCCGCCGTACGACGGGCTGATCATGCACAAGTGCGTGGACGCGGCCGGCAGGCTCTCGATCGCCCCCGGTACGCCCACGATGTGGCGCATCGGCTGCACCATGACCGGTGGTTCCTCCGGCGGCGGCTGGATCGCGGCGGGACCGGACGGCGAATCGGTGCTGGTCTCCAACACCTCGATCGGCCCGGTCACTTCGGGCTGGCTGGCCGGTCCCCGGTTCGGCGAGGGCGCCGAGCAGCTCTACACGATGATGAGCGACAAGTTCGCGGGCCAGTAG
- the lexA gene encoding transcriptional repressor LexA: MTTAADSATITAQDRSQSRLEPVHAMNDAAANPEGVKPTRSLPGRPPGIRADSSGLTDRQRRVIEVIRDSVQRRGYPPSMREIGQAVGLSSTSSVAHQLMALERKGFLRRDPHRPRAYEVRGSDQPSTQQTDTTGKPAASYVPLVGRIAAGGPILAEESVEDVFPLPRQLVGDGELFVLKVVGDSMIEAAICDGDWVTVRRQPVAENGDIVAAMLDGEATVKRFRREDGHVWLLPHNAAYQPIPGDDATILGKVVAVLRRV, translated from the coding sequence GTGACCACCGCAGCAGACAGCGCCACCATTACCGCCCAGGACCGCTCCCAGAGCCGACTCGAGCCGGTGCATGCCATGAATGACGCAGCCGCAAATCCGGAGGGCGTAAAGCCCACCCGTTCGCTGCCCGGCCGACCTCCTGGAATCCGGGCGGACAGTTCCGGTCTCACGGACCGGCAGCGGCGGGTCATCGAAGTCATCCGTGACTCCGTTCAGCGGCGGGGATATCCCCCGTCGATGCGGGAGATCGGCCAGGCCGTCGGCCTGTCCAGCACTTCCTCGGTCGCCCATCAGCTGATGGCTCTGGAGCGCAAGGGATTCCTCCGCAGGGATCCGCACCGGCCGAGGGCGTACGAGGTCCGGGGGTCGGACCAGCCGAGCACCCAGCAGACGGACACGACGGGCAAGCCCGCCGCGTCGTATGTGCCGCTCGTCGGCCGGATCGCGGCAGGTGGGCCGATCCTCGCCGAGGAGTCCGTCGAGGACGTGTTCCCGCTCCCCCGCCAACTGGTGGGTGACGGCGAGCTGTTCGTCCTCAAGGTCGTCGGAGACTCGATGATCGAAGCGGCGATCTGCGACGGCGACTGGGTGACGGTCCGCCGCCAGCCGGTGGCGGAGAACGGGGACATCGTGGCCGCGATGCTGGACGGCGAGGCCACCGTCAAGCGCTTCCGGCGCGAGGACGGCCATGTCTGGCTGCTCCCGCACAACGCGGCGTACCAGCCGATTCCCGGCGACGACGCGACGATCCTCGGCAAGGTTGTGGCGGTCCTGCGGCGGGTGTGA
- a CDS encoding ATP-dependent DNA helicase: MTKPSLSELLHAAVTAVGGVERPGQVTMAEAVAEVIDDNSHLLVQAGTGTGKSLGYLVPALAHGERVVVATATLALQRQLVERDLPRTVDALSPLLGRRPEYAMLKGRSNYLCLHRLNEGVPQEEEDGLFDQFEAAAPTSKLGQDLLRMRDWADETETGDRDNLTPGVSDRAWAQISVSSRECLGATKCAYGAECFAEMARERAKLADVVITNHALLAIDAIEGAPVVPQHEVLIVDEAHELVSRVTGVATGELTPGQVNRAVRRAAKLVDEKAADSLQTAAETFERLMELALPGRLEEIPEDLGYALMALRDAARTVISAMGATRDKSVHDEDAVRKQALASVESVHTVAERIANGSEWDVVWYERHDRFGASLRVAPLSVSGLLREKLFNERSVVLTSATLKLGGDFNGVGASLGLAPEGTEGEDVPQWKGIDVGSPFDYPKQGILYVARHLSPPSREPSRGDMMDELAELVEAAGGRTLGLFSSMRAAQAAAEELRGRLDTPILLQGEETLGELIKAFAADPATCLFGTLSLWQGVDVPGPSSQLVVMDRIPFPRPDDPLMSARQKAVEEAGGNGFMSVAATHAALLMAQGAGRLVRASGDRGVVAVLDSRLANARYGSYLRASMPDFWYTTDRNQARRSLAAIDAKAKADGQ, encoded by the coding sequence ATGACGAAGCCATCTCTCTCCGAGCTCCTCCATGCCGCCGTCACCGCTGTCGGCGGTGTGGAACGCCCAGGCCAGGTCACCATGGCCGAGGCAGTCGCGGAGGTCATCGACGACAACTCCCATCTGCTCGTGCAGGCCGGCACCGGCACCGGAAAGTCCCTCGGCTATCTGGTGCCCGCGCTGGCGCACGGCGAGCGTGTCGTGGTGGCCACCGCGACCCTGGCCCTCCAGCGCCAGCTCGTGGAGCGTGACCTTCCGCGCACGGTCGACGCGCTGAGCCCCCTGCTGGGGCGGCGGCCCGAGTACGCCATGCTCAAGGGCCGCTCCAACTACCTGTGTCTGCACCGCCTCAACGAGGGCGTGCCGCAGGAAGAGGAGGACGGGCTCTTCGACCAGTTCGAGGCGGCGGCCCCCACCAGCAAGCTCGGCCAGGACCTGCTGAGGATGCGGGACTGGGCGGACGAGACGGAGACGGGCGACCGCGACAATCTCACGCCGGGTGTCTCCGACCGGGCGTGGGCGCAGATCTCCGTGTCCTCCCGTGAGTGCCTGGGCGCGACGAAGTGCGCGTACGGCGCCGAGTGCTTCGCCGAGATGGCGCGCGAGCGGGCCAAGCTCGCCGATGTCGTGATCACCAACCACGCGCTCCTGGCCATCGACGCCATCGAGGGCGCCCCCGTCGTCCCGCAGCACGAGGTGCTGATCGTCGACGAGGCCCACGAGCTGGTGTCGCGGGTGACCGGCGTCGCCACCGGCGAGCTCACCCCCGGCCAGGTCAACCGCGCGGTGCGCCGCGCGGCCAAGCTGGTCGACGAGAAGGCGGCCGACTCGCTCCAGACGGCCGCAGAGACGTTCGAGCGGCTGATGGAGCTGGCGCTCCCCGGCCGGCTCGAAGAGATCCCCGAAGACCTCGGCTACGCGCTGATGGCCCTGCGTGACGCCGCGCGCACGGTGATCTCGGCGATGGGCGCCACCCGCGACAAGTCCGTGCACGACGAGGACGCCGTACGTAAACAGGCTCTCGCGTCCGTCGAGTCCGTCCACACCGTCGCGGAGCGGATCGCCAACGGCAGCGAGTGGGATGTGGTCTGGTACGAACGCCACGACCGGTTCGGGGCGTCTCTGCGGGTCGCCCCGCTCTCCGTCTCCGGCCTGCTGCGGGAGAAGCTCTTCAACGAGCGCTCGGTGGTCCTGACCTCGGCCACGCTGAAGCTCGGCGGTGACTTCAACGGCGTCGGAGCGTCGCTGGGGCTGGCCCCGGAGGGGACCGAAGGGGAAGACGTACCGCAGTGGAAGGGCATCGACGTCGGCTCGCCCTTCGACTATCCCAAGCAGGGCATTCTCTATGTCGCCCGCCATCTCTCCCCTCCGAGCCGGGAGCCGTCGCGCGGCGACATGATGGACGAGCTCGCCGAGCTGGTCGAGGCGGCCGGCGGCCGCACGCTCGGGCTGTTCTCGTCCATGCGGGCCGCTCAGGCGGCGGCGGAGGAGCTGCGCGGCCGTCTCGACACGCCGATCCTCCTCCAAGGGGAGGAAACCCTCGGCGAGTTGATCAAGGCGTTCGCGGCCGACCCCGCGACGTGTCTGTTCGGCACACTCTCGCTCTGGCAGGGCGTGGACGTCCCCGGGCCGAGTTCACAGCTGGTGGTGATGGACCGGATTCCGTTCCCGCGCCCGGACGATCCGCTGATGAGCGCGCGCCAGAAGGCGGTGGAGGAGGCCGGTGGCAACGGCTTCATGTCCGTGGCGGCCACCCATGCCGCCCTGCTGATGGCCCAGGGCGCCGGCAGGCTGGTGCGGGCCTCGGGGGACCGCGGTGTCGTGGCCGTACTGGACTCGCGGCTGGCGAACGCGCGGTACGGCAGCTATCTGCGGGCCTCGATGCCCGATTTCTGGTACACGACGGACCGCAACCAGGCCCGTCGCTCGCTCGCCGCGATCGACGCGAAGGCAAAGGCGGACGGCCAGTAG
- a CDS encoding GNAT family N-acetyltransferase, translating to MPPTDASTGTSTRTSTGAKSGTGAGPGGPGAQPAGDAQDTLDLRLTEELVALFGEDEPVPAETPAPAAGAGESALLDFPARWGVAGTSAGVFRLVPVRVERDLTLISRWMNDPAVAAFWELAGPEAVTADHLDTQLRGDGRSVPCLGVLDGVPMSYWELYRADLDPLARQYPARPHDTGIHLLVGGVSNRGRGVGTTLLRAVSDLVLDHRPRCGRVIAEPDIRNTPSVSAFLTAGFRFSAELDLPDKRAALMIRERALRDLL from the coding sequence GTGCCTCCCACCGACGCGAGCACCGGCACCAGCACCAGGACCAGTACCGGTGCGAAGAGCGGCACCGGAGCCGGTCCCGGAGGTCCCGGAGCGCAGCCGGCCGGGGATGCCCAGGACACCCTCGACCTGCGGCTGACCGAGGAACTCGTCGCGCTGTTCGGAGAGGATGAACCGGTGCCCGCCGAAACACCGGCGCCGGCCGCCGGTGCCGGCGAGTCCGCGCTCCTCGACTTCCCCGCCAGATGGGGCGTGGCGGGCACCTCCGCCGGTGTCTTCCGGCTCGTTCCCGTACGCGTCGAACGCGATCTGACCCTCATCAGCCGCTGGATGAACGACCCCGCCGTCGCCGCCTTCTGGGAGCTGGCGGGCCCCGAAGCCGTCACCGCCGACCATCTGGACACCCAGCTGCGCGGCGACGGACGGAGCGTCCCGTGCCTGGGCGTGCTGGACGGTGTCCCCATGAGCTACTGGGAGCTCTACCGCGCCGATCTCGATCCTCTCGCCCGCCAGTACCCCGCCCGTCCCCATGACACCGGAATCCACCTTCTTGTCGGCGGTGTGTCCAACCGCGGCCGTGGTGTCGGCACGACCCTCCTGCGAGCCGTCTCCGACCTCGTCCTCGACCACCGCCCGCGCTGCGGCCGCGTCATCGCCGAACCGGACATCCGCAACACCCCCTCCGTCTCCGCCTTTCTCACCGCCGGCTTCCGCTTCTCGGCGGAGCTCGACCTCCCCGACAAACGAGCCGCGCTCATGATTCGCGAACGAGCCCTGCGAGACCTGCTGTGA
- a CDS encoding IucA/IucC family protein — protein sequence MNSTPTPDAPEITDRLATQNPRPGDPNHAVTATPLTIGAATVPRQVPAADGAATDFRTPAAAPVPAADPDTPPVPPADPTTRAAAAEHPDHLDDPDAAKAADAASVENLLRCWARESDLPRPDGDTLRIPLDASGTALLVPVRYWSATGWHRFGMPLLESAGPRSAPVDAVTVAALLSRESGRSEGTELVARVADSARRTADFLTDRRAAPGPTGTDLFLTAEQSLVLGHPLHPTPKSREGLSDTEHRHFSPELRGSFPLHWMAVDRSVLATDSAWTEQGRAVHAEQLTTRLAGDLALPDHTVPLPLHPWQARELTHRPAVRALLDAGLLHDLGPHGEPWHPTSSVRTVHRTGAPAMLKLSLGVRITNSRRENLRKELHRGVEVHRLLRGGLAQQWRAAHPGFDIVRDPAWLAVDTPGGEPVTGLDVMLRHNPFRPENDAVCVAGLVTPRPWPGRPDMYSRLADTVNRLVARTGRPSGAVSAEWFLRYLDQVVRPVLWLDGTAGVALEAHQQNTLVVLDPDGWPVGGRYRDNQGYYFRESHRDALDRRLPDIGRVSDTFVPDHITDERFAYYLGINNVLGLIGAFGSQRLADERVLIAAFRQFLTRATALGSPLPGQLLEATTLRCKANLLTRLHGLDELVGPVDTQSVYVTIANPLRA from the coding sequence GTGAACTCCACCCCCACGCCCGACGCCCCCGAGATCACCGACCGCCTCGCCACCCAGAACCCCCGACCGGGCGATCCGAACCACGCGGTGACCGCCACGCCCCTGACGATCGGCGCCGCCACGGTGCCCCGCCAAGTGCCCGCCGCCGACGGGGCGGCTACCGACTTCCGTACACCGGCGGCGGCGCCCGTACCCGCCGCGGACCCGGACACACCGCCCGTACCCCCCGCCGACCCGACCACCCGGGCAGCGGCGGCCGAGCACCCGGACCACCTCGACGACCCCGACGCGGCGAAGGCCGCCGACGCCGCGTCCGTGGAGAACCTGCTGCGCTGCTGGGCCAGGGAAAGCGACCTCCCCCGGCCGGACGGGGACACCCTCAGGATCCCGCTCGACGCGAGCGGCACCGCCCTGCTCGTCCCCGTGCGCTACTGGTCGGCCACCGGCTGGCACCGCTTCGGCATGCCCCTCCTGGAGAGCGCGGGACCCCGCTCCGCTCCCGTCGACGCCGTCACCGTCGCCGCGCTCCTCAGCCGCGAGTCGGGTCGGAGCGAGGGCACCGAACTGGTCGCCCGCGTCGCCGACTCGGCCCGCCGTACGGCCGACTTTCTCACCGACCGCCGAGCGGCCCCCGGCCCCACGGGCACCGACCTCTTCCTCACCGCCGAACAGTCCCTCGTCCTCGGTCACCCCCTCCACCCCACACCCAAGAGCCGCGAGGGGCTCTCCGACACCGAACACCGCCACTTCTCACCCGAGTTGCGGGGTTCCTTCCCCCTCCACTGGATGGCCGTCGACCGCTCCGTGCTCGCCACCGACTCGGCCTGGACCGAGCAGGGCCGCGCCGTCCACGCGGAGCAGCTCACCACCCGTCTCGCGGGCGACCTGGCACTGCCCGACCACACCGTCCCGCTGCCTCTCCACCCCTGGCAGGCGCGCGAGTTGACGCACCGTCCCGCCGTACGCGCTCTCCTCGACGCCGGTCTGCTCCACGATCTCGGGCCGCACGGCGAGCCCTGGCACCCCACCTCCTCCGTCCGGACGGTGCACCGGACCGGCGCACCCGCCATGCTCAAGCTCTCCCTCGGCGTACGCATCACCAACTCCCGCCGGGAGAACCTCCGCAAGGAACTCCACCGAGGAGTCGAGGTCCACCGGCTGCTGCGCGGCGGCCTCGCCCAGCAGTGGCGCGCCGCGCACCCCGGTTTCGACATCGTGCGCGACCCCGCCTGGCTCGCCGTCGACACTCCCGGCGGTGAACCGGTCACCGGGCTCGACGTGATGCTGCGCCACAACCCGTTCCGCCCCGAGAACGACGCCGTATGCGTCGCCGGACTCGTCACCCCCCGCCCCTGGCCCGGCCGGCCGGACATGTACTCCCGACTCGCCGACACCGTGAACCGCCTGGTCGCCCGCACCGGCCGGCCCTCCGGCGCCGTCTCGGCGGAGTGGTTCCTGCGCTATCTCGACCAGGTCGTACGCCCGGTGCTCTGGCTCGACGGCACGGCGGGCGTCGCGCTGGAAGCCCACCAGCAGAACACACTGGTGGTCCTCGACCCCGACGGCTGGCCCGTCGGCGGCCGCTACCGCGACAACCAGGGCTACTACTTCCGCGAATCCCACCGTGACGCGCTCGACCGCCGTCTCCCCGACATCGGCAGGGTCAGCGACACCTTCGTCCCCGACCACATCACCGACGAGCGATTCGCCTACTACCTCGGCATCAACAACGTCCTCGGCCTCATCGGGGCGTTCGGCTCCCAGCGACTCGCCGACGAACGCGTACTCATCGCCGCCTTCCGGCAGTTCCTCACCCGCGCCACGGCACTCGGCTCACCTCTGCCCGGCCAGCTCCTGGAGGCGACCACCCTGCGCTGCAAGGCCAACCTGCTGACCCGGCTGCACGGCCTGGACGAACTCGTCGGCCCTGTCGACACCCAGTCCGTCTACGTCACCATCGCCAACCCCCTTCGCGCCTGA
- a CDS encoding trypsin-like serine peptidase: protein MRAIRPPFTTRRGRGARRGSSSAVAVASFAAVLALTATACGPAEETNSADKPSGSSGESSDDKITIPADLQDRLKERGIDLDKWKDGEWKNWDKDKWLREARDYVNPIIEDLWDPDRMRDAQEPDKPVAEEDISGDAGVTDPTPRPVEATAVNAPYDGSVPEAGKLFFDGPEGSMVCSATVVKDPANPGKSNMVWTAGHCVHAGKSGGWYRNIAFVPSYNNSAMPISELETAPKEEIAPHGIWWGEWAQTSEEWISEGAPTGGLGAPFDFAVIHVTPEKGSDGKSLEETVGAALPVEFNAPATPEIDSMTATGYPAAPPFDGQKLLQCADKPGRLSINAQDPTMHRIGCTMTGGSSGGGWVANGQDGRPSLVSNTSIGPVTAGWLAGPRLGDEAKGIYEAVSKKYAGQ from the coding sequence ATGCGAGCCATTCGCCCACCGTTCACCACTCGCCGTGGGAGGGGCGCGCGGCGCGGAAGCTCCTCCGCGGTCGCGGTCGCCTCCTTCGCGGCCGTCCTGGCACTGACGGCCACCGCCTGCGGGCCCGCCGAGGAGACGAACTCGGCGGACAAGCCAAGCGGTTCGTCCGGTGAGTCCTCCGACGACAAGATCACTATCCCGGCCGATCTTCAGGACCGCCTCAAGGAGCGCGGGATCGACCTGGACAAGTGGAAGGACGGCGAGTGGAAGAACTGGGACAAGGACAAGTGGCTCCGTGAAGCACGGGACTACGTCAACCCCATCATCGAGGACCTCTGGGACCCGGACCGGATGCGGGACGCCCAGGAGCCCGACAAGCCGGTCGCGGAGGAGGACATCTCCGGCGACGCGGGTGTCACCGACCCGACTCCGCGGCCGGTCGAGGCGACGGCGGTGAACGCGCCGTACGACGGCAGCGTGCCCGAGGCGGGCAAGCTGTTCTTCGACGGACCCGAAGGTTCGATGGTCTGCTCCGCGACCGTGGTGAAGGATCCCGCCAACCCCGGCAAGTCCAACATGGTCTGGACGGCGGGCCATTGTGTGCACGCGGGCAAGAGCGGCGGCTGGTACCGGAACATCGCCTTCGTCCCGTCGTACAACAACAGCGCCATGCCGATCTCGGAGTTGGAGACCGCTCCCAAGGAGGAGATCGCTCCGCACGGCATCTGGTGGGGCGAGTGGGCGCAGACCTCCGAGGAGTGGATCTCGGAGGGAGCGCCGACGGGCGGACTGGGTGCCCCGTTCGACTTCGCGGTGATCCATGTGACGCCCGAGAAGGGCAGTGACGGCAAGTCGCTGGAGGAGACCGTCGGGGCCGCACTGCCGGTCGAGTTCAACGCGCCGGCCACGCCGGAGATCGATTCGATGACGGCGACGGGTTATCCGGCGGCGCCGCCGTTCGACGGCCAGAAGCTCCTCCAGTGCGCGGACAAGCCGGGCCGGCTGTCCATCAACGCGCAGGACCCGACGATGCACCGCATCGGATGCACGATGACCGGGGGTTCGTCCGGAGGCGGCTGGGTCGCGAACGGCCAGGACGGCCGGCCCTCTCTGGTGTCGAACACCTCGATCGGCCCGGTGACGGCGGGCTGGCTCGCGGGCCCGCGGCTCGGTGACGAGGCCAAGGGCATCTACGAGGCGGTCAGCAAGAAGTACGCCGGCCAGTAG